A genomic window from Sulfurospirillum diekertiae includes:
- a CDS encoding 3-methyladenine DNA glycosylase, protein MNSFDLLVALKQKGYLKTTRDPLWWPRSGTFWVIVGAILTQQTKWEKVEISMANLECAGIDSLEKLSLLDLESLAMHIKPSGFYNTKAKNLSLLANAILEAFSSFEFFCEAVDREWLLAQKGIGEESADSILCYACKQEAMVVDAYTARLLEGFDYSFESYAALQEWMVEGLLHNQSKINQLYGKEISLTELYARFHGKIVEFCKENSQGKKVNVGGLSL, encoded by the coding sequence ATGAATAGTTTTGATCTTTTGGTTGCCCTCAAACAGAAAGGCTATCTCAAGACCACGCGTGATCCTTTGTGGTGGCCGCGCTCTGGTACCTTTTGGGTGATTGTTGGCGCCATTTTAACCCAACAGACCAAATGGGAAAAAGTTGAAATCAGTATGGCAAACTTAGAGTGTGCAGGAATTGATAGCTTGGAAAAGCTTTCGCTTCTTGATCTTGAATCACTTGCTATGCACATTAAGCCCAGTGGATTTTACAATACTAAAGCAAAAAATCTTTCCTTGTTAGCAAACGCTATTCTTGAAGCGTTTAGCTCCTTTGAATTTTTTTGTGAAGCAGTCGATCGTGAGTGGTTGTTGGCACAAAAAGGGATTGGTGAAGAGAGTGCCGACTCTATCCTCTGTTATGCCTGTAAACAAGAGGCTATGGTTGTTGATGCCTATACGGCACGTTTGCTTGAAGGTTTTGACTATAGCTTTGAATCTTATGCTGCTCTTCAAGAATGGATGGTTGAAGGCCTTTTGCACAATCAATCAAAAATCAATCAGCTTTATGGAAAAGAGATCTCTTTAACAGAACTTTATGCACGGTTTCATGGAAAAATTGTGGAATTTTGTAAGGAAAACAGTCAAGGGAAAAAAGTGAATGTAGGAGGATTGAGCCTTTAA
- a CDS encoding TIGR00282 family metallophosphoesterase, with amino-acid sequence MRVGFIGDIVGKPGRTMLEQYLRKLRQEFELDFVIANGENASHGFGLASQHAKELFSYGADILTGGNHSWDKKEIIPLLEVMPILRPLNYPVGVPGRGVSVLHVKDEKIAIVNIMGHYGMPMVENPFLAAQKVVDTLRTEGVETIIIDFHAEVTSEKRAMHMLLKGKVSAILGTHTHVGTDDLQIVEGTCYVTDVGLSGARDGVIGMDKDAPLKRFLTGLPASLEIPKKCKKILQMIVMEIEEGKCIEAFKLRVFDDQERLITKAVHE; translated from the coding sequence ATGAGAGTAGGGTTTATCGGGGATATTGTAGGCAAACCGGGTCGTACGATGTTGGAGCAATACCTTCGCAAACTTCGCCAAGAATTTGAACTGGATTTTGTCATCGCCAATGGCGAAAATGCCAGCCATGGCTTTGGTTTAGCTTCTCAGCACGCCAAAGAACTTTTCTCCTATGGCGCTGATATTCTCACAGGGGGAAATCATTCGTGGGATAAAAAAGAGATCATCCCTCTTTTAGAGGTGATGCCTATTCTTAGGCCTCTAAATTACCCTGTTGGTGTACCGGGGCGAGGCGTGAGCGTTTTACATGTAAAGGATGAAAAGATTGCCATCGTCAATATCATGGGACACTATGGGATGCCAATGGTAGAAAATCCTTTTTTAGCAGCGCAAAAAGTAGTCGATACCTTAAGAACAGAAGGCGTTGAAACCATCATTATTGATTTTCATGCGGAAGTGACTTCAGAGAAGCGAGCGATGCATATGCTTTTAAAAGGCAAAGTGAGTGCCATTTTAGGTACTCACACGCACGTAGGAACGGACGATCTTCAAATCGTTGAGGGAACATGCTATGTCACCGATGTTGGGCTTAGCGGGGCACGTGATGGCGTTATAGGCATGGATAAAGATGCTCCACTCAAACGTTTTCTTACAGGACTTCCCGCTTCCTTAGAAATTCCAAAGAAATGTAAAAAGATTTTGCAGATGATTGTTATGGAAATAGAAGAAGGTAAGTGTATTGAAGCGTTTAAACTGCGTGTCTTTGATGACCAAGAGCGTTTGATCACTAAGGCTGTACATGAATAG